In Asticcacaulis sp. SL142, the sequence TTTTTTGGCCGGTTTTTGGGGGCGAATCGCGGGTATCAGCCAAGGTCATGCTCTATAATAGCCACAGCTTCGCCTAAGCGCTCCAGCGAATCCGGCACAACCAACCGCCGGACCACACCTAATTCGGCCAGATAGGCGCATTGCTGCATAAATCCCGGCGCACTGCCCGCCGACAAAGCCTCTTTGCCAAAACGGATCAGATAGGAAAAGCGCATCAGGGCGCGAAACGCCTCAAGCGGGCTTAAGTCGATGATCTGCGCCTGCGGCCCGCGTTCCAGCACATATAGACGCCCCGGCACGGCATAGTCATTGGAAAAATGCGCACTGACGCTGTGCTGGCGTTTATCAAAGCCCGGCACGTCGATCATTTCCAGCCGGCGGGCGTGTTCAATCGCCACGGACGCCGCCGATTCATCGGTCAGCTTCATCTGCGGAAAGCCCGGCAGGATGCGCACATCCGGCTTAAAATCAAAAGCCAGCACATCATCGGTCAGCAGCGGATAACCCTTACCGACCAAAGCCCCGGCGGTGGTTGATTTTCCAGCGCGTTTGTCACCCAGAAAGCCCGCGCCCTTGCCATTAATCAGCACCGCGCTGGCGTGGAGCACCATCAGGCTGCGCACATGCAACAGCATGGCCATAACCGGCCCCAGCAGCGGCAGGCGCACGATCTTTTCCGGCACATCAGCGCGCGCATCGACCACAATTTCAGATGATCCACGGATCTCAAACTTACCGACCGCGGCCCAGTCCAGCATCTGAAGGTCGCGGCTAAACTCAAAGAAGGTCCCAGGTGCCCCCACCGGCAGGTCACGCCCGATCGGCGCGCACCGGATCACCAGATCGGCTACGTCATTATCTGACGGCAAAAGCTCCGGCAGTTCGATCTCGGAATGGATCGTCAGCCCATAGGCTGTGTGACGAAAGAGAGGCTTGGTCATCAAAGGTTTTCCAGTGAGCGTACGCATTAAATTTTACAAAAACGCCACTCCTGCCGGGCTCAGACCACGGCACCACCAAATTGTGTATCAATTTGAATGGGTTTTACCCTGGCTGTGCCGCAGCCAGAGCGATAAGGCGACGGTTCGCCATACCGCTTGCAAATCATAGGCCGAAACCTTCGCCCCCTTTTGCCGCAACCGATTGAGCGATGTTTTCACCCGTTCAAGGTCAACGAAGGTCGCAACATTATCACGGTTATGCTCAATCACGTCACGCATCAGGTCTTGGTGATGCGCCAACAGACCCGAGGCGATATGGGGCGCGAAATCGAACTTGCTGCGCCGCCATTGGACTTTGGGGGGCAAAACGCCCTCCATCGCCTGACGCAGGATCAGGCGGACATGGCCCTGATCGAGCTTGGCTTCTGACGGTAGAGACAAACAAAACTCGACCACCCGCTTATCAAAGAACGGAAAGCGCGCTTCAAGGCCGGCCCCGGCGGCAGCGGCCTCAAGCACCTCAAGGCTGGACGCCAGCCCCGGCGATTGCAGAAAGGCCGTATGCTGGGACGCTTCGTCCTGATGCTGAGGGCGGTGGTCCGCCGCTGCGCGCGCGCGAAACTCTGGCGTCAATAAAACGTCGCGATCAGCCTTGGGCCAGCGCTTTTGAAACCACGCGGCCATACGCCGCAAGCTATGGGAACCCTTGAAACGGGCATAACGAATGAACAACAGGATAAACAGCCCCAGCCGCCCCTGCCCATACAGGCCGGAAAAGGCACGGGTCTGCGCCCACAGATCCCGCCAGCGGCCTTGCTGCGCCAGTTCATGAAACCGGCCGTAGCCGTGCGATAATACCTCATCGCCGCCGTGGCCTTCAAAGACGACGCGAAAGCCCTCAGCCCCGACCCGCTGGAACAGAGAACTGGTCATCCGCAGACCCGGCGCGCCGAACAGCCGCCCCTCAAGCGCCAGAAGCGCCTCGAAATCACCAAACGGTGCGTAACCATCCATGGCCACATGGCGCGGACGGAAATGGGCGTGGGCGATACCGGCATCTATATAGTCGCGCTCGCTCAATTCCGGCGTCTTGTCGAACACTACGGAAAAACTGTCGATGGGATCACCGGGTTGCAACTGGCTGGCCAGACAGGCGATCGAGGTTGAATCCAGCCC encodes:
- a CDS encoding asparagine synthase-related protein; translation: MSAIAGVFLTFEASARDLVLTMLRAMPYRAPDGTEVWAEGRSALGMGLMRTLPEDPAQPTIFEGRTVRAVVDARLDNRPQLLAALDITNESLSEGALILAAWRRWGDDCVDHFIGDFAFIIYDADTGRIFAARDHMGVKPLFYRADGAGLALASEPKVLAAPGAPFSDLAQVGLIEADVADFMTGQLPRDHRVVYDGLWRVPPGHILTAGPDHVPTLTCYWQAAPDATITDKSPQALRALLTEAVRCRLRSTQPVAALLSGGLDSTSIACLASQLQPGDPIDSFSVVFDKTPELSERDYIDAGIAHAHFRPRHVAMDGYAPFGDFEALLALEGRLFGAPGLRMTSSLFQRVGAEGFRVVFEGHGGDEVLSHGYGRFHELAQQGRWRDLWAQTRAFSGLYGQGRLGLFILLFIRYARFKGSHSLRRMAAWFQKRWPKADRDVLLTPEFRARAAADHRPQHQDEASQHTAFLQSPGLASSLEVLEAAAAGAGLEARFPFFDKRVVEFCLSLPSEAKLDQGHVRLILRQAMEGVLPPKVQWRRSKFDFAPHIASGLLAHHQDLMRDVIEHNRDNVATFVDLERVKTSLNRLRQKGAKVSAYDLQAVWRTVALSLWLRHSQGKTHSN